The following coding sequences lie in one Listeria ivanovii subsp. londoniensis genomic window:
- a CDS encoding penicillin-binding protein — MKRRIGNMRRGALVLFIFFTILFLLVSGRFLYLQIVGEANGVPLAAKASKQHLKSSVLEAKRGSILDRKGEVLAEDTASYTIAAVVSDKLPKTTENPMRVVDEEKTAQVLAKYIPMDESDILDKLNEKGKYQVEFGAAGKNISTETKAKIEKENLPGIEFTRQSERFYPNGTFATQLIGFAQQEEEKNKSVLEGKMGIESRFNEKLTGTNGKIDYSTDRMGYILPNSKNKVTEAKDGEDITLTLDKKIQTFLEDTMTTVDAKYNPKNMMAVVADPKTGEILAISQRPSFNPADRSTITGNSSSIWQDLPVEYAYEPGSVMKIISLASAIDTNVYNPTEYYQSGSYKVGDIAIHDHNNGVGWGSIPYREGVERSSNVAFAKLLNKMGTDTFHTYLDKFGFGKKTGIDLPNETSGKILYNYPIEKVTTVFGQGTTVSMMQMIQAASAIASDGTMKQPYVVSKVTDPNTGKETETKTTTAGKPISAATAKKTRDELKNVISGEHGTGKLYAIPGYDVAGKTGTSQIPDPKTGKYMTGADNYIFSFLGMAPADDPELVIYVTMQQPQLSGSETGGEAVSEVFNPVMKNSLQYMNIKPADVEKLASEKVPVVTEKTVADAKKAVTDKGLEPVVVGNGKKIVQQLPQANSDLMQGQKVILMTDGDMTAPDMVTWSKDDALKVSEITGIPFEFSGSGYVKGQSVSAGSVINSDTKMKITLAPPEQISQFNQNHDQDQAEKNKKATDIQENAGIGDLLNQ; from the coding sequence ATGAAACGGCGTATAGGTAACATGAGAAGGGGAGCGCTAGTGCTTTTTATCTTTTTCACTATCCTCTTTTTGTTAGTTTCTGGTCGTTTTCTTTATTTGCAAATTGTTGGTGAAGCGAATGGTGTACCACTCGCAGCAAAAGCATCTAAACAGCATTTGAAAAGCAGTGTTCTCGAAGCAAAGCGCGGCTCCATTTTAGATCGAAAAGGAGAAGTGTTAGCAGAGGATACGGCTTCTTACACGATTGCTGCAGTTGTTAGTGATAAGCTTCCAAAGACTACTGAAAACCCAATGCGTGTCGTTGATGAAGAAAAAACAGCGCAAGTTCTAGCCAAATATATTCCGATGGACGAATCTGATATTTTAGATAAGCTGAATGAAAAAGGAAAGTATCAAGTCGAATTTGGTGCTGCCGGGAAGAATATTTCTACAGAAACAAAAGCAAAAATCGAAAAAGAAAATTTGCCAGGGATTGAATTTACACGTCAGTCCGAACGCTTTTATCCTAATGGAACCTTTGCAACTCAATTAATTGGTTTCGCCCAACAAGAAGAAGAAAAAAATAAGTCTGTTCTTGAAGGTAAAATGGGGATTGAATCTCGTTTTAATGAGAAGTTAACTGGAACTAACGGAAAAATCGACTATAGTACCGATCGAATGGGTTATATTTTACCTAATTCTAAAAATAAAGTGACAGAAGCCAAAGATGGCGAAGATATCACATTAACACTGGATAAAAAAATTCAAACCTTTTTAGAAGATACGATGACGACTGTAGATGCAAAATATAATCCGAAAAATATGATGGCGGTTGTTGCGGATCCGAAAACAGGAGAAATCCTTGCGATTAGCCAACGTCCATCCTTTAATCCTGCTGACCGCTCTACTATTACCGGGAATAGTTCGAGCATTTGGCAAGATTTACCTGTTGAATATGCCTATGAACCGGGTTCGGTCATGAAAATTATCTCCCTTGCTTCTGCGATTGATACGAATGTGTACAATCCAACTGAATATTACCAATCAGGGTCATATAAAGTAGGAGATATTGCCATCCATGACCATAATAATGGGGTTGGTTGGGGATCGATTCCGTATCGTGAAGGTGTGGAACGCTCTAGTAATGTCGCGTTCGCTAAACTTTTAAACAAAATGGGTACAGATACATTCCATACCTATTTAGATAAATTTGGTTTTGGTAAGAAAACGGGTATTGATTTGCCGAACGAAACAAGTGGCAAAATCCTTTATAACTATCCAATCGAAAAAGTAACCACAGTCTTTGGACAAGGGACAACCGTTTCAATGATGCAAATGATTCAAGCTGCATCGGCCATTGCAAGTGACGGCACGATGAAACAGCCATATGTTGTTTCCAAAGTAACTGATCCAAACACGGGAAAAGAAACAGAAACTAAAACAACCACTGCCGGAAAACCTATAAGTGCGGCAACAGCTAAAAAAACTCGTGATGAACTAAAAAATGTTATTAGCGGAGAGCACGGTACAGGTAAACTATATGCCATTCCAGGTTATGATGTTGCTGGTAAAACAGGTACATCGCAAATTCCAGATCCAAAAACTGGTAAATATATGACGGGGGCAGATAATTATATTTTCTCTTTCCTTGGAATGGCGCCAGCAGATGATCCAGAATTAGTTATTTATGTGACAATGCAACAACCACAATTATCTGGAAGCGAAACTGGTGGGGAAGCAGTATCTGAAGTATTTAATCCAGTTATGAAAAATAGTTTACAATATATGAATATCAAACCAGCTGATGTCGAAAAATTAGCATCTGAAAAAGTACCAGTTGTAACAGAAAAAACAGTAGCTGATGCTAAAAAAGCAGTGACAGACAAAGGGTTAGAACCAGTTGTCGTTGGTAATGGTAAAAAAATCGTCCAGCAACTGCCACAAGCAAACAGTGATTTAATGCAAGGCCAAAAAGTAATCTTGATGACGGATGGCGACATGACAGCTCCGGACATGGTAACTTGGTCCAAAGATGATGCATTAAAAGTATCAGAAATCACAGGTATTCCTTTTGAATTCAGTGGTTCGGGTTATGTGAAGGGTCAGAGCGTATCAGCAGGAAGTGTAATTAATAGTGACACAAAAATGAAAATTACGCTCGCTCCTCCTGAACAAATCAGTCAGTTTAACCAAAATCACGATCAAGATCAAGCTGAAAAAAATAAGAAAGCAACAGACATCCAAGAAAACGCTGGCATTGGAGATTTGCTTAATCAATAG
- the ftsL gene encoding cell division protein FtsL, translating into MSNVAYKSNLEPNRVHREAEQPKKQILRRGQMTLGEKVIITIALAIILVVAFRIISVQAQIYTVNQEIQTKEKKIVEQQKSNEDLKVEVKDLGRYERILKIAKEKGLKLDGDNVKVVDGQ; encoded by the coding sequence GTGAGCAATGTCGCCTATAAATCTAATCTAGAGCCAAATAGGGTACATAGAGAAGCGGAACAACCTAAAAAACAAATTTTAAGACGAGGTCAAATGACTCTTGGCGAAAAAGTAATCATCACGATAGCGCTTGCGATTATTTTAGTTGTTGCTTTCCGAATCATTAGTGTTCAAGCGCAAATTTACACAGTAAACCAAGAAATTCAAACAAAAGAAAAGAAAATTGTTGAGCAACAAAAATCTAATGAAGACTTAAAAGTAGAAGTAAAAGATTTAGGGAGATATGAACGTATTTTAAAAATCGCTAAAGAAAAAGGGTTAAAACTTGATGGTGATAATGTGAAAGTGGTAGATGGTCAATGA
- the rsmH gene encoding 16S rRNA (cytosine(1402)-N(4))-methyltransferase RsmH: MFKHETVLLHETVDMLEVKPDGIYVDATLGGAGHSEYLLNKLNEKGHLFAFDQDQTAIDNAKIKLAAYSDKVTFVKSNFRYMKEALNERGISEVDGILYDLGVSSPQLDERERGFSYHQDAALDMRMDREQELTAKIVVNEWSYQDLIRIFFQYGEEKFSKQIAREIERRREAKPIETTGELVDIIKTAIPAPARRKGGHPGKRTFQAIRIAVNDELGAVEDSLEKALTLITPGGRISVITFHSLEDRITKHLFQEATKGPDLPLGLPVIPDEYKPDFKLATRKPIVPSEEELEQNNRARSAKLRVIEKIIK; encoded by the coding sequence ATGTTTAAGCACGAAACCGTATTACTACATGAAACCGTAGATATGCTTGAAGTAAAACCAGACGGAATCTATGTCGATGCAACACTTGGCGGCGCAGGTCACTCAGAGTATTTACTAAATAAGCTTAATGAAAAAGGGCACTTATTTGCGTTTGACCAAGATCAAACAGCAATTGATAATGCAAAAATTAAATTAGCAGCATATAGCGATAAAGTTACTTTTGTTAAGTCGAATTTTCGTTATATGAAAGAAGCACTAAATGAACGTGGAATTAGTGAAGTTGATGGGATTTTATATGATTTAGGTGTATCTTCCCCACAGCTAGACGAAAGAGAACGTGGTTTTAGTTATCACCAAGACGCAGCACTTGATATGCGTATGGATAGGGAGCAAGAACTTACAGCGAAAATAGTTGTTAATGAATGGTCCTACCAAGATTTAATTCGAATTTTTTTCCAATACGGAGAAGAAAAATTTTCCAAACAAATTGCTCGTGAAATCGAACGCCGCCGCGAAGCAAAACCAATTGAAACAACTGGCGAACTTGTAGATATCATTAAAACAGCAATTCCGGCACCAGCAAGACGAAAAGGTGGCCATCCAGGGAAACGAACTTTTCAAGCGATTCGAATTGCCGTTAATGATGAACTCGGCGCAGTAGAAGATTCACTTGAAAAAGCCTTAACTTTAATTACACCAGGCGGCAGGATAAGTGTTATTACATTCCATTCCTTAGAAGACCGCATAACCAAGCATCTATTCCAAGAAGCGACAAAAGGACCAGATTTACCACTCGGTCTTCCAGTCATTCCAGATGAATATAAACCAGACTTTAAACTTGCTACTAGAAAACCAATTGTGCCAAGTGAAGAAGAATTGGAACAAAATAACCGAGCGCGTTCAGCCAAACTACGTGTCATCGAAAAAATTATAAAATAG
- the mraZ gene encoding division/cell wall cluster transcriptional repressor MraZ, producing MFMGEYQHNIDIKGRLIVPAKFRELLGDNFVITRGLDKCLFAYPQEEWKKLEEKLQTLPLTKKDARSFTRFFFSGASECELDKQGRINIPTNLLQYADLEKETVIIGVSSRIEIWSKSEWEDVFNEAEETFADLAENMIGFDI from the coding sequence ATGTTCATGGGAGAATATCAACATAACATCGATATAAAGGGCAGATTAATTGTGCCAGCTAAGTTCCGTGAGCTTTTGGGGGATAATTTTGTTATAACCCGAGGACTTGATAAGTGTTTATTTGCTTACCCACAAGAAGAATGGAAAAAGCTAGAAGAAAAACTCCAAACTTTACCTCTAACAAAAAAAGATGCTCGTTCCTTTACACGTTTCTTCTTTTCCGGTGCGTCTGAATGTGAACTAGACAAACAAGGTCGGATTAATATTCCAACCAACTTACTACAGTATGCGGATTTGGAAAAAGAAACAGTAATTATCGGAGTTTCTAGTCGTATTGAAATTTGGAGTAAATCAGAGTGGGAAGATGTCTTTAATGAGGCAGAAGAAACATTTGCTGATTTAGCCGAAAATATGATTGGCTTTGATATTTAA
- a CDS encoding MDR family MFS transporter, with amino-acid sequence MFRELHPNIRARILIQFLSKIIGSMIFPFLAIYFTMEINSSVAGVLLLINVFVQFVAGIYGGHLADVIGRRKLMITGEVLKVFAFLGMVLCNSPFLHSPWITFVMLLIIGVAQGLVNPAGEAMLIDVSTPENRAFMYSISYWANNLSMLIGIMVGGWFFVDYLFPLLVALLIMSFVTAWLTIILISETLERKVVPEKGSYGLLEMFKSYGQVLHDYRFLLYTIGGIAIMSIEYQRGNYISVRLAEDFQHFLVKFGPLGEVNLNGVQIVSVLTAVNTLFIVLFTVPIARWATKRAQQPIMYVGFSLFAIGFAVCAFANSLIVLLIATAVLSIGELLYVPTRQTILATIVDDNKRGAYMAFNGIIFQIGKMIGSVSLVFAPFIGKYGMGIFTIALGIVAIGFSAVALKSGLEKVWIK; translated from the coding sequence GGAACTACATCCAAATATTCGCGCACGGATTTTAATTCAGTTTTTGAGTAAAATAATTGGCTCGATGATTTTCCCATTTTTGGCCATTTATTTTACGATGGAAATAAATAGTAGTGTAGCTGGGGTTCTTTTGTTGATTAACGTTTTTGTGCAGTTTGTTGCTGGAATATACGGCGGGCATTTGGCAGATGTTATTGGGCGCAGGAAATTGATGATAACAGGCGAAGTGTTGAAAGTTTTTGCTTTTCTTGGGATGGTTTTGTGTAATTCTCCGTTTCTCCATTCTCCATGGATTACTTTTGTGATGTTGCTTATTATCGGCGTGGCGCAGGGGCTAGTAAATCCTGCTGGTGAGGCAATGCTGATTGATGTAAGTACACCGGAGAATCGCGCTTTTATGTACTCGATTAGTTATTGGGCGAATAATTTATCCATGCTGATTGGGATTATGGTAGGTGGCTGGTTTTTTGTAGACTATCTATTTCCACTTCTTGTTGCGCTTCTTATTATGTCGTTTGTCACCGCTTGGCTAACGATAATTTTAATTTCAGAAACATTGGAACGAAAAGTAGTCCCGGAAAAAGGTTCTTACGGTTTGCTTGAGATGTTCAAAAGTTATGGGCAAGTTTTGCATGATTATCGTTTTCTTCTATATACTATTGGCGGAATTGCTATTATGTCGATTGAGTACCAACGTGGTAACTATATTTCTGTGCGACTCGCGGAAGATTTTCAACATTTTCTAGTGAAATTTGGACCACTTGGCGAGGTAAATCTCAATGGCGTGCAAATTGTGAGTGTTTTGACTGCTGTTAATACGTTATTCATTGTTCTCTTTACAGTACCAATTGCAAGGTGGGCAACAAAACGAGCACAACAACCGATTATGTATGTGGGCTTTTCGTTGTTTGCGATTGGATTTGCAGTATGTGCGTTTGCAAATAGTCTTATTGTTTTGTTGATTGCGACGGCGGTACTTTCGATTGGCGAATTACTCTATGTACCAACACGCCAAACGATTCTCGCAACTATTGTGGATGACAACAAGCGAGGGGCTTATATGGCTTTCAACGGAATTATTTTTCAAATCGGGAAGATGATTGGGTCAGTCAGCTTAGTATTTGCACCGTTTATCGGCAAATATGGTATGGGTATTTTCACTATTGCACTTGGTATTGTGGCGATTGGTTTCTCGGCAGTAGCATTGAAATCAGGTTTAGAAAAAGTTTGGATTAAATGA